Proteins from one Gimesia maris genomic window:
- a CDS encoding pentapeptide repeat-containing protein, whose product MSDILRETRMAIPEHEAVVRQGAKSLSLWRMSHPQVKLNLKEADLSGLDLYKIRLRKADLRDANLFRTNLSCADLSEADLSGANLCDADLMCTNLSGAKLTGADFSNANLIETDFSWADLSDGNLENAILKNINLNHAIGVDLSTITVDAVAENKTEPPVLRQKKLFTGYVITFSSIFVSLFLLGIGLFISAIAGLYGVKVLHQNYIVECFMGLALLTLSSGMTAGAIAIASSKGYFRIIGFILVGLPLAGLWLDFLLRLMFEQKVITTLNGPVLFPGFREMFKRFILMNDVYYLSAAALAGIFILGLLPPRKKISSD is encoded by the coding sequence ATGTCTGATATTTTGCGGGAGACACGTATGGCAATTCCTGAGCATGAAGCAGTGGTACGACAGGGGGCAAAATCCTTGTCGCTCTGGCGCATGAGTCACCCCCAGGTAAAACTGAACTTGAAAGAAGCAGACTTAAGCGGGCTGGATTTATACAAAATCCGACTTCGGAAGGCGGATTTGCGTGATGCAAATCTTTTCAGAACGAATTTGAGTTGTGCCGATCTGAGTGAGGCTGATTTGTCTGGTGCCAATCTATGCGATGCCGATCTGATGTGCACGAATCTCTCGGGAGCCAAGCTCACAGGGGCGGATTTCAGCAACGCGAACCTGATTGAAACAGACTTCAGCTGGGCTGACTTAAGTGACGGCAACCTGGAGAACGCTATTTTAAAAAATATCAATCTCAATCATGCAATCGGGGTCGATCTGAGCACGATCACTGTTGACGCCGTCGCGGAGAATAAAACAGAACCTCCCGTCCTGCGACAAAAAAAACTGTTTACAGGATATGTTATAACCTTTTCTTCAATCTTCGTTTCCCTGTTTTTACTGGGGATCGGTTTATTCATTTCAGCCATCGCGGGACTGTATGGTGTCAAAGTTCTACACCAGAATTATATCGTAGAATGTTTTATGGGCCTGGCATTGCTGACGTTATCTTCGGGCATGACCGCAGGCGCAATCGCAATTGCATCGAGCAAAGGCTATTTTAGAATCATCGGTTTCATTTTAGTCGGTCTCCCGCTGGCAGGTCTCTGGCTTGACTTTCTGCTGAGATTAATGTTTGAACAGAAAGTCATCACCACCCTCAATGGGCCGGTACTTTTCCCAGGATTTCGAGAAATGTTCAAGCGATTCATCCTGATGAATGATGTCTACTATCTGTCAGCGGCCGCACTGGCAGGAATATTCATTCTTGGATTATTGCCGCCACGCAAAAAGATTTCTTCAGATTAA
- a CDS encoding DUF6122 family protein: protein MEAVPDVVRHLIHYSCHLLVPFLIARLFWKEHWVQAGLIMLATMLIDVDHLLADPIFDPHRCSLGFHPLHTWWAAVVYTALLCIPSWRWRAVAVGCLWHLATDGIDCLLGGHCLFC from the coding sequence ATGGAAGCTGTTCCGGATGTCGTGCGGCATCTGATTCATTACTCGTGTCATTTGCTCGTCCCCTTTCTGATTGCGCGCCTGTTCTGGAAGGAACACTGGGTGCAGGCAGGGCTGATCATGCTGGCAACGATGCTGATTGACGTCGATCATCTGCTGGCCGACCCGATCTTTGATCCGCATCGCTGCAGCCTGGGATTTCATCCCCTGCATACCTGGTGGGCGGCGGTCGTGTATACGGCACTACTCTGTATTCCCTCCTGGCGCTGGCGGGCGGTGGCAGTGGGCTGTCTGTGGCACCTGGCGACGGACGGTATCGACTGTCTCTTGGGCGGGCATTGTCTGTTTTGTTGA
- a CDS encoding helix-turn-helix domain-containing protein gives MGDSFQYIASNRVRFHQELHLRPRRISHYRFLYVEAGSGEYRIAEESFQVAAGWLGLLAPGVRENRYFGREPVSYLFVEFQATTRLTEQRAVPFPGQEPQRSALIGLLKTIQAEQADAGGCLLAAAVRLMFPEADRGTQRRLDDRLRKVVRLIEAAPDQNHRISELAEIVGLSEPHLRRLFREQMGESPKQFLRRTRMEFARRLMQQEGLRVGEVAHLLGFASVFQFSAQYRQVLGHPPSADRGTG, from the coding sequence ATGGGAGACTCATTTCAATATATTGCCAGTAACCGGGTACGGTTTCACCAGGAATTGCATCTGCGGCCCCGACGGATCTCGCATTACCGGTTTCTGTATGTGGAAGCGGGCAGCGGCGAGTACCGCATCGCCGAGGAATCGTTTCAGGTCGCTGCGGGTTGGCTGGGGTTGCTGGCACCCGGAGTAAGGGAGAACCGGTATTTCGGGCGGGAGCCGGTATCGTATCTGTTCGTCGAATTTCAGGCGACGACGCGGCTGACCGAACAGCGCGCGGTCCCCTTCCCTGGCCAGGAGCCACAACGGTCGGCGCTGATTGGTTTGTTGAAAACGATCCAGGCGGAACAGGCGGATGCGGGGGGCTGTCTGCTGGCGGCGGCGGTACGGCTGATGTTTCCGGAAGCCGACCGGGGGACGCAGCGACGTCTGGATGATCGACTGCGGAAGGTGGTGAGGTTGATTGAAGCGGCTCCGGATCAGAATCATCGGATCAGCGAATTGGCGGAGATCGTGGGGCTTTCGGAGCCGCATCTCAGGCGGTTGTTTCGCGAACAGATGGGAGAGAGTCCCAAGCAGTTTCTGAGGCGGACCCGCATGGAATTCGCCCGGCGGCTGATGCAGCAGGAGGGGCTGCGCGTGGGAGAAGTCGCGCACCTGTTGGGGTTTGCGAGTGTCTTTCAGTTCTCGGCCCAGTATCGACAGGTACTGGGGCATCCACCTTCAGCGGATCGGGGGACGGGGTGA
- a CDS encoding FAD-dependent oxidoreductase — MSGTLQTDIAILGGTPGGIAAAIAAARLGRSVLLIDPQAHLGGMSTSGLGKSDVERRHLIGGLFQEFTQRIHQHYRNRYAPDSTDIALCQDGYYFEPSVAETVFHDMLKAQPQITLLTSHTLNSATTSENRLTAINILSPKQQRITVRAQVFLDATYEGDLFAAAGADFRLGRESRDEFDEPHAGQIYFDYQRQQFLPGSTGADDDRLPAYTYRLCLTTDPANAAPLTESPPDYDRRHYLGYFDDLAAGRLAGPLQLKPGRGYEPAHFNTLVRALSVTPLPNHKTDVNINPRPLGFPFPELNRGYITGDAATRTAISTRIRNRTLGLLWFLQNDTQIPTQHRQIARQYHLPLDEFTDNRHFPWQLYIREGRRLRGEFTLTERHITHQPEQGIDQREIETFADTIAIGEFPIDSFPCQPRQPGDTIVLEGYLGMLDQITRPYEIPYRIMMPQTIDGLLVPVAASTTHVAFSSIRMEPTWMALGQAAGVAAHLAIQQQCALRNIPIHELQQQLASDGQILNHQPELNHASTREPQS, encoded by the coding sequence ATGAGCGGGACCCTGCAGACCGACATCGCCATCCTCGGGGGCACACCCGGCGGTATCGCCGCAGCCATCGCTGCCGCCCGCCTCGGACGTAGTGTCCTGTTGATCGATCCCCAGGCCCACCTCGGCGGCATGTCCACCAGCGGCCTGGGCAAAAGCGACGTCGAACGCCGCCACCTGATCGGCGGCCTGTTTCAGGAATTCACACAGCGCATCCACCAGCACTACCGCAACCGCTACGCCCCGGACTCCACAGACATCGCCCTCTGCCAGGACGGCTATTACTTCGAACCCTCTGTCGCCGAAACCGTCTTTCACGACATGCTCAAGGCACAGCCGCAGATCACCCTCCTCACCAGTCACACTCTGAACTCCGCCACCACCAGCGAAAATCGACTGACTGCAATCAACATTCTCAGCCCTAAGCAACAACGCATCACCGTCCGCGCGCAGGTCTTCCTCGACGCCACCTATGAAGGCGATCTCTTTGCCGCTGCGGGTGCCGACTTCCGACTGGGACGCGAATCCCGCGACGAATTCGACGAACCCCACGCCGGCCAAATCTACTTCGACTACCAGCGACAACAGTTCCTCCCCGGCAGCACCGGGGCAGACGACGACCGACTCCCCGCCTACACCTACCGTCTCTGCCTGACCACCGATCCCGCGAACGCGGCCCCACTGACAGAGTCGCCTCCTGACTATGACCGCCGCCACTACCTCGGCTACTTCGACGATCTGGCCGCGGGGCGTCTGGCCGGTCCACTGCAGCTCAAACCGGGCCGGGGCTACGAACCGGCTCACTTTAACACGCTGGTCCGCGCTCTCAGCGTGACGCCGCTCCCCAATCACAAAACCGACGTCAACATCAACCCGCGTCCGCTCGGCTTCCCCTTTCCGGAACTGAACCGCGGCTATATCACCGGAGATGCCGCCACCCGCACTGCCATCTCCACCCGCATCCGCAATCGCACTCTCGGTCTGCTCTGGTTCCTGCAAAACGACACGCAGATCCCAACGCAACATCGCCAGATCGCCCGACAATACCATCTCCCGCTAGATGAATTCACCGACAACCGGCATTTCCCCTGGCAGCTCTACATCCGCGAGGGCCGTCGCCTCCGGGGAGAATTCACCCTCACAGAACGGCACATCACCCATCAGCCGGAGCAGGGGATCGACCAGAGAGAAATCGAAACCTTCGCCGACACCATCGCCATCGGCGAATTCCCTATCGACAGCTTCCCCTGTCAGCCCAGACAACCGGGCGACACCATCGTCCTCGAAGGCTACCTCGGCATGCTGGATCAGATCACCCGCCCCTACGAGATCCCCTATCGGATTATGATGCCGCAGACCATCGACGGACTCCTCGTCCCGGTGGCCGCCTCGACAACGCACGTCGCTTTTTCATCGATTCGAATGGAACCCACCTGGATGGCCCTCGGGCAGGCCGCCGGCGTCGCCGCCCACCTGGCAATTCAGCAACAGTGTGCCCTCCGCAACATTCCGATTCACGAACTGCAACAGCAACTGGCCAGCGATGGTCAGATCCTCAATCATCAACCTGAACTCAACCACGCTTCCACCAGGGAACCCCAGTCATGA
- a CDS encoding exo-alpha-sialidase, which translates to MKQLIYTLTLLTSISAALGPAVAAEKPGSPVTVLNLPGSGTDPAAIDYQSLPVLKGEHAIINPAALGPYPRKSDKIDLRDLRLNLHNYLIYHDGKFWCIWSDGPRIEDEPTQEIKYATSVDGLHWTAAKSVTGTPKQPHAFIARGLWLRDGQLLALAAKYQGHGAFGPPDKKHLELVAYRWEPKQDKWVLEGKLYDNAINNFPPQKLPSENWILTRRDSRFNVSVLIGGVKALDDWQSFPVVGVKQVSGFRPDEPIFWVLPDNSLYALFRDNGKSQRLFFSTSKDEGRTWDTPVISNFPNARSKLFSLATSHGYRVLVLNAHPKVNRRELYLAVSPDNKTFTRLAKLEIPSPAELPKEVASLKKKFSAGIASLQYPHVIEHDGYLYIAFSRNKLQTEVFRVKLTDIDALLKSKKN; encoded by the coding sequence ATGAAACAACTGATTTATACGCTCACCCTTCTGACCTCGATCTCCGCGGCCCTCGGTCCTGCTGTCGCAGCAGAGAAACCAGGATCGCCGGTCACCGTTCTGAATCTCCCCGGTTCCGGCACCGATCCCGCAGCCATCGATTATCAAAGTCTCCCGGTCCTCAAAGGCGAACACGCCATCATCAACCCGGCGGCCCTCGGTCCTTATCCCCGAAAATCAGATAAGATCGACCTCCGCGACCTGCGACTGAACCTGCACAACTACCTGATCTATCATGACGGCAAGTTCTGGTGCATCTGGAGCGACGGCCCCCGCATTGAAGACGAACCGACCCAGGAAATCAAGTACGCCACCAGCGTCGATGGACTCCACTGGACAGCAGCAAAATCGGTCACCGGCACTCCCAAACAGCCCCACGCCTTCATCGCCCGCGGACTCTGGCTCCGCGATGGTCAACTGCTGGCATTAGCAGCGAAATACCAGGGACACGGTGCCTTCGGCCCCCCGGACAAAAAGCACCTGGAACTGGTCGCCTATCGCTGGGAACCGAAGCAGGACAAGTGGGTCCTTGAAGGCAAACTCTACGACAACGCCATCAACAACTTCCCCCCGCAGAAGCTCCCCTCCGAGAACTGGATTCTCACCCGCCGCGATTCGCGGTTCAATGTCAGCGTGTTGATCGGCGGCGTCAAAGCCCTCGACGACTGGCAGTCCTTTCCCGTCGTAGGCGTCAAACAAGTCTCCGGCTTTCGTCCCGACGAACCGATCTTCTGGGTCCTGCCCGACAACAGCTTGTATGCACTCTTCCGCGACAACGGCAAATCGCAGCGGCTCTTTTTCTCGACGTCAAAAGACGAAGGCCGCACCTGGGACACCCCCGTCATCTCCAACTTCCCCAACGCCCGCAGCAAACTGTTTTCGCTGGCCACCAGCCACGGCTACCGCGTGCTCGTCCTCAACGCGCATCCGAAAGTCAACCGACGCGAACTCTACCTCGCAGTCAGCCCCGACAACAAAACCTTCACCCGCCTGGCGAAGCTGGAGATTCCCTCACCAGCCGAACTCCCCAAAGAGGTTGCCTCGCTAAAGAAGAAATTCAGTGCCGGCATCGCCAGTCTGCAATATCCGCACGTCATCGAACACGACGGCTATCTCTATATCGCCTTCTCACGCAACAAACTGCAGACCGAAGTCTTCCGCGTGAAACTCACTGACATCGATGCCCTGCTGAAATCGAAGAAGAACTGA
- a CDS encoding sodium:solute symporter, whose translation MLSVLLANSVHFRPLDLAVIVVYLTLMAGMGLWFSRRNQSTEHYFLGDRNFPGWAIGLSMLGTSISSVTFLAFPAAAFALDWRQLISNLTLPFVAVLAIIVFIPFFRRGNTTSAFEYLGDRYGTVPRLYGTLSFILLQLIRLGKVLFLVSIPVSLLTGWDIRLVIVGVGIFISFYTIAGGIEAVIWTDVIQTIVLWLGGILCFTIIVTRLPGGLAQVFEVGSAQGKFGIGSFDFNLTERTFWTVSLLGLLNWLTIYSSDQNVVQRFIAARSLREARKATTIYSVLAVLTWSFFFVVGTCVFVFYRVFPESAVANLQADEVFPWFILTQVPAGLAGLVISGVLAAAMSSLDSSINSIATVTTVDLLKPWLAPGRDDRFYLRFARLIAVLASAIMIGGAVFFSSVEKESMNDLSWIIASVFGGCLLGLFMLGFFTRRVDNTAAVIGLAGAILVNLYLGLSTGGWLPAAWSLQIHTYWVGLFVNLAFISLALLISLFRSPNPRDLTGLTVWTQEQQS comes from the coding sequence ATGTTATCAGTGCTCCTCGCCAACTCGGTTCACTTTCGCCCGCTCGACCTGGCGGTGATTGTCGTCTATCTCACGCTGATGGCGGGCATGGGACTCTGGTTTTCCCGCCGCAACCAGTCGACCGAACACTACTTCCTCGGCGATCGAAATTTCCCCGGCTGGGCCATCGGCCTCTCCATGCTGGGCACCTCGATCAGCTCGGTCACGTTCCTCGCCTTCCCGGCGGCCGCCTTCGCCCTCGACTGGCGACAGCTGATCTCCAACCTCACCTTACCCTTCGTCGCGGTACTGGCCATCATCGTCTTCATTCCCTTTTTTCGACGGGGAAATACCACCAGTGCCTTCGAATACCTGGGCGACCGTTACGGCACCGTCCCCCGTCTGTACGGCACCCTCAGTTTCATTCTGCTGCAACTGATCCGCCTCGGGAAAGTTCTCTTCCTGGTTTCGATTCCGGTCAGCCTGCTCACCGGCTGGGATATCCGTCTCGTGATCGTCGGCGTCGGCATCTTCATCTCCTTCTACACTATCGCCGGTGGAATCGAAGCCGTCATCTGGACCGACGTCATTCAGACCATCGTCCTCTGGCTGGGGGGCATTCTCTGTTTCACAATCATCGTCACGCGACTCCCCGGCGGACTCGCGCAGGTCTTCGAAGTCGGTTCCGCCCAGGGCAAGTTCGGCATCGGCTCGTTTGACTTCAACCTGACCGAACGCACCTTCTGGACCGTCTCCCTGCTGGGCCTGCTCAACTGGCTGACGATTTACTCCAGCGACCAGAACGTCGTCCAGCGATTCATCGCCGCCCGCAGCCTCCGAGAAGCCCGTAAAGCAACCACTATTTACTCTGTCCTGGCCGTGTTAACCTGGTCCTTCTTCTTCGTCGTCGGCACCTGCGTTTTCGTCTTCTATCGCGTCTTTCCGGAATCCGCTGTCGCCAACCTCCAGGCCGATGAAGTCTTTCCCTGGTTCATCCTCACCCAGGTCCCCGCGGGCCTGGCCGGGCTCGTCATCTCGGGAGTCCTCGCGGCTGCCATGTCCAGCCTCGACTCCTCGATCAACTCCATCGCCACCGTCACCACGGTCGACCTGCTTAAACCCTGGCTCGCCCCGGGCAGAGACGACCGCTTCTACCTGCGGTTCGCTCGCCTGATCGCCGTCCTGGCCTCAGCCATTATGATCGGCGGTGCCGTCTTCTTCAGTTCCGTCGAAAAGGAAAGCATGAACGACCTCAGCTGGATCATCGCCTCCGTCTTTGGTGGCTGTCTGCTCGGCCTGTTCATGCTTGGCTTTTTCACCCGCCGCGTTGATAACACTGCCGCTGTCATCGGACTGGCCGGGGCGATCCTGGTCAACCTTTATCTTGGCTTGAGCACCGGCGGCTGGCTGCCCGCAGCCTGGTCCCTCCAGATTCACACCTACTGGGTCGGCCTGTTCGTCAATCTGGCCTTCATATCGCTGGCTCTATTGATCAGTCTCTTCCGCAGCCCCAACCCCCGTGATCTCACCGGCCTGACGGTCTGGACGCAGGAGCAACAGTCATGA
- a CDS encoding HDOD domain-containing protein — protein sequence MLIVDDESSLRQLLARALTQVGFHCDTAEDGTAALLYYERHDYDLVITDLSMPKSNGHALCIKLLENKKKTPLICVLTGIAEPRIEEDLKKRGIKHLYHKPIDYKQFSQDMLALLEDSNDSAPREPTVMTPPTIPSTPETPGSKNNVVILSPDMTFCRSISLASAESPLNVIIALSTDHLLEIVNEKRIDLLIVDQEISGFLRGNQIVERLHSDLINIPAFVRGDKKSFSRLNIDECEGVEKLIELDINERDLLNMSYAYLSRLSQHCLVIDPAARRLVTEFSDVPPIPHVLTRLAERAAQSSLDISIPQLVSEIETDPRLTSELIKVANSSQVASTSKQKDLKGIITLLGPRQAISICLSLGLRTVRSKLMMPWAEEFRNWYLKRTSLIAATAESVARFYENVPPETAYLLGILQDIGILVQAEHYGEVYFERVIKRVRKIPTLQFTTSESLVTNTDHGMVSAAVLQSWGFPFSIVQPVYAHHQEEQTKLPIMAQGLVRCMCLAEAFAEMCDQPVPQRILKVNTLLAEYYQKSRMEAQDVFLTAIEKTNRMTEILRTPPLEPDELEAIVNQLQISDPQQV from the coding sequence GTGCTGATTGTTGACGATGAATCATCGTTACGACAACTTCTGGCGCGTGCCTTAACACAAGTGGGCTTCCACTGTGATACCGCTGAAGATGGTACCGCCGCGCTGCTATACTATGAACGACATGATTATGATCTGGTAATTACAGATCTAAGTATGCCAAAATCAAATGGGCATGCCTTGTGTATCAAGCTACTTGAAAACAAAAAGAAAACGCCTCTGATTTGTGTTTTGACGGGTATTGCAGAGCCACGTATCGAAGAGGACCTGAAGAAACGGGGGATTAAACATCTCTACCATAAACCCATTGATTACAAACAGTTTTCCCAGGATATGCTTGCTTTACTGGAGGATTCAAATGATTCGGCACCACGTGAACCGACAGTGATGACTCCGCCTACTATCCCCTCCACACCAGAGACACCCGGCTCCAAAAACAATGTAGTGATTCTCAGCCCGGACATGACATTCTGTCGCAGCATTTCACTGGCATCCGCCGAGAGCCCGCTGAATGTCATTATTGCACTCAGTACCGACCACCTGCTGGAAATTGTGAACGAAAAAAGAATCGACCTGCTGATTGTCGATCAGGAGATATCGGGGTTTCTGCGCGGTAATCAGATTGTAGAACGACTTCATTCAGATTTAATTAATATTCCCGCATTCGTACGGGGGGATAAAAAATCATTTAGCCGGCTTAATATTGATGAATGCGAGGGAGTTGAGAAACTGATTGAGCTAGACATAAATGAGAGAGATCTATTGAACATGTCCTATGCCTATTTATCTCGATTATCTCAACATTGCCTGGTGATCGATCCGGCAGCCCGCAGGCTGGTGACTGAGTTTAGTGATGTGCCTCCCATTCCGCACGTTCTCACCAGACTCGCAGAACGCGCAGCACAATCGTCGCTCGATATTTCGATCCCCCAGTTAGTCAGTGAAATAGAAACGGATCCGCGACTCACTTCCGAACTCATTAAAGTCGCCAACTCGTCTCAAGTCGCATCGACTTCCAAACAAAAAGATCTGAAAGGGATCATCACTCTACTGGGGCCGCGACAGGCAATTTCTATTTGTCTCTCGCTGGGGTTAAGAACAGTACGTTCCAAACTGATGATGCCGTGGGCAGAGGAATTTCGAAACTGGTACTTAAAAAGAACTTCACTCATCGCTGCCACAGCAGAATCGGTGGCGCGTTTTTACGAAAATGTTCCGCCGGAAACAGCGTATTTACTGGGTATTTTACAGGACATCGGGATTCTCGTTCAAGCAGAGCATTATGGAGAAGTCTACTTTGAAAGAGTTATCAAACGAGTGCGAAAAATACCGACTCTGCAATTTACGACATCGGAAAGCCTGGTAACGAATACTGACCACGGAATGGTATCGGCGGCAGTGCTGCAATCCTGGGGATTTCCTTTTTCGATCGTACAACCTGTATATGCACATCATCAGGAGGAGCAGACAAAATTGCCGATCATGGCACAGGGTCTGGTCCGCTGCATGTGTCTTGCGGAAGCATTTGCTGAAATGTGTGATCAGCCTGTACCACAGCGTATTCTTAAAGTGAATACTCTGCTGGCTGAGTATTACCAGAAGAGCAGAATGGAAGCACAAGATGTATTTCTGACTGCCATCGAAAAAACAAATCGGATGACAGAAATATTACGAACGCCTCCCCTGGAGCCCGACGAACTGGAAGCAATTGTTAATCAACTTCAGATAAGTGATCCCCAACAGGTATGA
- a CDS encoding DUF4328 domain-containing protein, translated as MSNSRFKESTGFTDVLISLILLSAILNGVAVVYGYHQYELLVSAKNGVDVNMDEAGSILVHQLMIKVAQLGFRVIVGIQFLMWVYRMSRNAHCVKTGKPTSSPGWAVGCYFIPVLNMWKPYLIMKEIYEAFRQRPSYSKVLPLWWTAWVLSSAVGCFTSYYMSRAETVGELLVASRWAIALDVSLVFLDVAAALMVYVVNEASVEWYEVTQYEDLGVYWELV; from the coding sequence ATGTCGAACTCTCGTTTTAAGGAGTCCACTGGATTCACAGATGTTTTAATCAGCCTGATTCTACTGTCGGCTATTTTGAATGGTGTGGCGGTTGTCTATGGTTATCACCAGTATGAACTGCTTGTGTCTGCGAAGAATGGCGTGGATGTGAATATGGATGAAGCGGGTTCCATTCTGGTCCATCAACTTATGATTAAAGTGGCTCAATTGGGTTTTCGAGTCATTGTCGGGATCCAGTTCTTGATGTGGGTTTATCGGATGAGCCGCAATGCGCACTGCGTGAAAACCGGGAAGCCGACATCTTCGCCGGGATGGGCAGTAGGCTGTTATTTCATTCCGGTTCTGAACATGTGGAAGCCTTATCTGATCATGAAAGAGATCTACGAAGCCTTCAGGCAGCGGCCGAGCTACAGCAAAGTATTACCCCTCTGGTGGACTGCATGGGTGCTGAGCAGTGCTGTCGGGTGTTTTACATCATACTATATGTCGCGTGCTGAAACGGTGGGCGAACTGCTGGTGGCCAGTCGCTGGGCGATCGCGTTAGACGTGTCTCTGGTATTTCTGGATGTGGCCGCGGCACTGATGGTCTACGTAGTTAACGAGGCGTCTGTCGAATGGTATGAAGTAACGCAATACGAAGACCTGGGGGTCTACTGGGAACTGGTCTGA